The genomic region TCCCCGTCCGGCCTGCTTCAGGCGGGTCACCTTGCGCCGCACATCATAATAGGAAAAGTTGAGGCAGCCGATCAGGCTGTGAGCCGCGGCAGCCCCGGCGCTTACCACCGAGACGTTGCGCAGGTCGGCCTCATCCGTTGCATACTGGTGGGTGAACTGTTCGGCCGCGATATGGGAGTCCAGGGATTCCTGGGGCGCGGTCTCTATGGTGATCTTCCCCTTGACACCGTCCAGCACTATGATCACGTCCTCCTTGGCCTTGCCCTGGATCTCAAGGGCGTCGAAGCCCGAGAATTTCATCAGCGGGCCGAAGTAGCCGCCCACGTTGGAATCGATGGGGATATTGGTGATAGGCGACAGGGCCACCACCAGCGACTTGCCGGCCCCGGGGTACTGGGTGATGCCGCAGATCGGGCCGGGCGAGATGATGATGTCGTTCTCCGGGTCGTTCCACTTGGTGGTCGGCTTGATGGCGTCCCACAGGTATTTCAAGCCGAAGCCCCGCCCGCCGGTGAAGGTCCGTTTGGTGGCCTCGTCTATCTTCTTCTCGGTGAACTTCAAGGTGCTCAGGTCGATATGCAGGGAGCGGTTGTTGTAGCCCTTCTGGGGAAGGCTGGGAGTGAAAGCGTACACGGCCAACACTTTATGAGCCGCCTTCATTTTTTCGATGTCTTGGGTATATCTGGTATATTCAAAGACCTTGTTCTCTTCCATTTTCTTCTCCTCGTTGGGGCACGATGCATCGTGCCCTTACATGGTTGGGGCCGATATATCGGCCCTTACTTATTACTGATCCTGTCGGGACACGGCCTGCCGTGTCCTTGCCTTGTTGGGGCATCCGGGCGCGATTAATCGCGCCCCTACCGTTCCGCTATCTCCAGCGCCTTCTCGGGACAGGCCCTGGCGCAGATCCCGCAGGCCACGCACTTGAATGGCTCCCGCTGATCGGGGTGGGTGCGCATGGAAAGGGTGGGGCAGTAGCCCACGCACATCAGGCAGCCCACGCACAATTTTTTGTCCAGCATCACCACGCCCTGGCTGTTGCGCTTCAGGGCCAGCAC from Candidatus Edwardsbacteria bacterium harbors:
- a CDS encoding 4Fe-4S binding protein, which encodes MKYLKTNPSLCKGIKACEKVCAKTFFKVEDPEKSAIRVTQTDSGFEINVCNQCGECIAVCPVLALKRNSQGVVMLDKKLCVGCLMCVGYCPTLSMRTHPDQREPFKCVACGICARACPEKALEIAER